The Dokdonella koreensis DS-123 genome has a segment encoding these proteins:
- a CDS encoding glycosyltransferase family 2 protein: MRQLSVVVPVHNERDNILPLIDEIVTALRGRADFEIVYVDDLSRDDTLAVLAEARARTPELRVVRHLAQSGQSTAIRTGVKAARGDWIATLDGDGQNDPADIPKLLVLRDGSPADVKLFAGWRVHRQDSGSKRYASRIANAIRRRLLRDDTPDTGCGIKLFERAAFLDLPYFDHMHRYLPALMQRAGWQVRSVPVNHRARGAGSSKYNNLNRALVGIADLRGVAWLIRRSRRTAVEEL, encoded by the coding sequence ATGCGCCAACTCTCCGTCGTCGTGCCGGTGCACAACGAGCGCGACAACATCCTGCCGCTGATCGACGAGATCGTCACCGCCCTGCGCGGGCGAGCCGACTTCGAGATCGTCTACGTCGACGACCTCAGCCGCGACGACACGCTGGCCGTGCTCGCCGAAGCGCGCGCGCGCACGCCCGAGCTGCGCGTCGTGCGCCACCTGGCCCAGAGCGGCCAGAGCACGGCGATCCGCACCGGCGTCAAGGCCGCGCGCGGCGACTGGATCGCGACGCTGGACGGCGACGGGCAGAACGACCCGGCCGACATCCCCAAGCTGCTCGTACTGCGGGACGGATCGCCTGCCGACGTCAAGCTGTTCGCCGGCTGGCGCGTGCATCGGCAGGATTCGGGCTCCAAGCGCTACGCCTCCCGCATCGCCAACGCGATCCGCCGGCGCCTGCTGCGCGACGACACGCCGGACACCGGCTGCGGCATCAAGCTGTTCGAGCGGGCCGCGTTCCTGGACCTGCCCTACTTCGACCACATGCACCGCTACCTGCCGGCGCTGATGCAGCGGGCGGGCTGGCAGGTCCGCAGCGTACCGGTCAACCATCGCGCCCGCGGGGCCGGAAGCTCCAAGTACAACAACCTCAACCGGGCCCTGGTCGGGATCGCGGACCTGCGCGGCGTCGCCTGGCTGATCCGCCGCTCGCGCCGCACGGCGGTCGAGGAACTCTAG
- the rsmG gene encoding 16S rRNA (guanine(527)-N(7))-methyltransferase RsmG yields MPAREPLRPLLTDGATRFGLDLADATAERLLDYIDLLVRWNRAYNLSAVRDPAAMVVRHLLDSLAIARWVDGAALADVGSGAGLPGIPLAILAPERPVLLIDANGKKARFLRAAARDLGLRNVRVAESRVEAVDGTFDCVTARAFATLAEMLDSGGHLLAPGGRWLAMKGRFPQDEIDAVPAGFRIDAVHALEVPGLGAERHLVVIQRNAQDPAPP; encoded by the coding sequence ATGCCTGCCCGCGAACCGCTGCGGCCTCTCCTGACCGACGGCGCAACCCGCTTCGGCCTCGATCTCGCCGACGCGACGGCCGAGCGCCTGCTCGACTACATCGATCTGCTGGTTCGCTGGAATCGCGCCTACAACCTGAGCGCCGTGCGCGACCCGGCGGCCATGGTCGTGCGCCACCTGCTCGACTCGCTGGCGATCGCCCGCTGGGTCGACGGCGCGGCCCTGGCCGACGTCGGCTCCGGCGCCGGCCTGCCGGGCATTCCACTGGCGATCCTCGCGCCGGAGCGGCCGGTGCTGCTGATCGACGCCAACGGCAAGAAGGCCCGCTTCCTGCGGGCGGCCGCGCGCGACCTCGGGCTGCGCAACGTACGCGTGGCCGAGAGCCGGGTCGAGGCGGTCGACGGCACTTTCGATTGCGTGACCGCCCGCGCCTTCGCGACGCTGGCCGAGATGCTCGACAGCGGCGGCCACCTGCTCGCTCCCGGGGGGCGGTGGCTGGCAATGAAGGGCCGTTTCCCTCAGGATGAAATAGACGCCGTTCCCGCCGGATTCCGCATCGACGCCGTCCATGCCCTGGAGGTTCCGGGCCTGGGCGCCGAGCGGCACCTGGTGGTCATCCAACGCAACGCCCAGGATCCGGCCCCGCCATGA
- the rpmB gene encoding 50S ribosomal protein L28: MSRVCQVTGKSVLTGNNVSHANNKTRRRWLPNLHERRFWVASENRWIRLRVSSNGLRTIDKKGIDAVLKELRARGEKV; the protein is encoded by the coding sequence ATGTCCAGAGTCTGCCAAGTGACCGGCAAGAGCGTTCTTACCGGCAACAACGTTTCCCACGCCAACAACAAGACCCGGCGCCGCTGGCTGCCGAATCTCCACGAGCGCCGCTTCTGGGTTGCCAGCGAGAACCGCTGGATCCGCCTGCGCGTGTCCAGCAATGGCCTGCGCACGATCGACAAGAAGGGCATCGACGCGGTTCTCAAGGAACTGCGCGCCCGCGGCGAGAAGGTCTGA
- a CDS encoding ParB/RepB/Spo0J family partition protein produces the protein MMAAKKRGLGRGLDVLLGGGEAAAAESEGELRTLAAASIQPGKYQPRQSIDPERLEELAASIKAQGLIQPVVVRAIAPDRYELIAGERRWRAAQKAGMTEVPALVKEVPDQAVVAMALIENIQREDLSPLEESQALARLIEEFDLTHQQAADAVGRSRAAVSNLLRLLELPPEIRTLLDTRKLDMGHARALLTLPPNRAIALARQAAENGWSVRELEEAVRRVDELPTGKAATPRRDANIESLERELAEKLSTRVALAHGRGGRGRIVIHYHSLDELDGILERIR, from the coding sequence CTGATGGCAGCCAAGAAGCGCGGACTCGGCCGCGGGCTCGATGTCCTGCTCGGCGGCGGCGAAGCCGCGGCCGCCGAGAGCGAAGGCGAACTGCGCACGCTGGCCGCCGCCAGCATCCAGCCCGGCAAGTACCAGCCGCGGCAGTCCATCGATCCGGAGCGGCTGGAGGAACTGGCCGCGTCGATCAAGGCGCAGGGGCTGATCCAGCCGGTCGTCGTGCGCGCCATCGCGCCGGACCGCTACGAGCTGATCGCCGGCGAGCGGCGCTGGCGCGCGGCGCAGAAGGCCGGCATGACCGAGGTCCCGGCCCTGGTCAAGGAAGTGCCCGACCAGGCCGTCGTCGCGATGGCGCTGATCGAGAACATCCAGCGCGAGGACCTGTCGCCGCTGGAAGAGTCCCAGGCGCTGGCCCGCCTGATCGAGGAGTTCGACCTGACCCATCAGCAGGCGGCCGATGCCGTCGGCCGGTCGCGGGCGGCCGTCTCCAACCTGCTGCGCCTGCTGGAGCTGCCGCCCGAGATCCGCACGCTGCTCGATACGCGCAAGCTCGACATGGGCCACGCCCGCGCGCTGCTGACGCTGCCGCCGAACCGCGCGATCGCGCTGGCCCGGCAGGCCGCCGAGAACGGCTGGTCGGTACGCGAGCTGGAAGAAGCCGTGCGCCGGGTGGACGAGCTGCCCACCGGCAAGGCCGCCACGCCGCGCCGCGACGCCAACATCGAATCGCTGGAGCGCGAGCTGGCCGAGAAACTCTCGACCCGGGTCGCACTGGCGCACGGCCGCGGCGGCCGCGGCCGCATCGTGATCCACTACCACAGCCTCGACGAGCTGGACGGCATCCTCGAGCGCATCCGCTGA
- a CDS encoding DUF4340 domain-containing protein — MRRRTRHLVLAVAAAAALAGAVGLQLRHERTALPGPLTALDAAGITEVTVRCRGCDTRRFERVDGRWWMREPYDLPADPAAVDGLLAIAATPVRTWYHEGDLDLSRLGLDPPLIELQLDAHAIRVGTTDAIDSDRYIAVGNTVARARDRFSPRLLAVAETELERHLVPQDGNPLTVSLSVAGTVHAGDAGAWAQAQALHIEKAAEGFQPPASAIEATLVLAGGTPLSYRLLRQGNAYLALRDAPALIYVLDQATLVALLPEGVALPQ; from the coding sequence ATGCGCCGGCGCACACGCCATCTGGTGCTGGCCGTCGCGGCGGCCGCCGCGCTCGCGGGCGCGGTCGGCCTGCAGCTCCGCCACGAGCGGACCGCGCTGCCCGGTCCGCTGACGGCCCTGGATGCCGCCGGCATCACCGAGGTGACGGTCCGCTGCCGCGGCTGCGACACACGGCGTTTCGAACGGGTCGACGGCCGCTGGTGGATGCGCGAGCCCTACGACCTGCCGGCCGACCCCGCGGCCGTCGACGGCCTGCTGGCCATCGCCGCCACGCCGGTACGCACCTGGTACCACGAAGGGGACCTGGATCTTTCGCGCCTGGGCCTGGACCCGCCGCTGATCGAGCTCCAGCTCGACGCGCACGCCATCCGGGTCGGCACCACGGACGCCATCGACAGCGATCGCTACATCGCCGTCGGCAACACCGTCGCACGCGCGCGCGACCGCTTCAGCCCACGCCTGCTCGCCGTCGCCGAAACCGAGCTGGAGCGCCACCTGGTGCCGCAGGATGGCAACCCGCTGACGGTCAGCCTCTCCGTCGCCGGCACGGTCCATGCCGGCGACGCCGGCGCCTGGGCACAGGCACAGGCGCTGCACATCGAGAAGGCGGCGGAAGGCTTCCAACCGCCTGCGTCGGCGATCGAGGCCACCCTCGTGCTGGCCGGCGGCACACCGCTGAGCTACCGGCTGCTGCGCCAGGGGAACGCCTACCTGGCGCTGCGCGACGCTCCGGCCCTGATCTACGTCCTCGACCAGGCCACCCTGGTCGCGCTGCTGCCGGAGGGTGTCGCGCTGCCGCAGTGA
- the rpmG gene encoding 50S ribosomal protein L33 produces MASKRDKIRLISTAGTGHFYTTDKNKKNTPEKMEVKKYDPVVRKHVPYKEGKIK; encoded by the coding sequence ATGGCATCCAAGCGCGACAAGATCCGCCTGATCTCCACCGCCGGCACCGGTCATTTCTACACGACCGACAAGAACAAGAAGAACACGCCGGAAAAGATGGAAGTCAAGAAGTACGACCCGGTGGTGCGCAAGCACGTGCCGTACAAGGAAGGCAAGATCAAGTAA
- a CDS encoding GldG family protein, producing the protein MRARLGDILFKVAIGIAAVCLGFLSTRHGFEYDLSAGARASLGPATTALLETLDAPVEVVSYARRQGGLRPVIGEFVARYQRLKPDLTLRFVDPDADPGAMRAEGIRLDGEIEIRYRERSERLKVLSENEFSNALLRLSRSGERIVAFLEGAGERQPLGQANADLGQFVLALQEQGMRPVGLPLASSGQVPRNTDLLVIANPRVALPPAAVTELIDYVERGGNLLWLAEPDERGGLDALAEALSLRVLPGTVVDGGGAAFGLDDPTFVAVSQYPPHAITQGFVLTTLFPQAVALAQVSPPRWDIAPLLRSSLQSWNETGHIPQAGEAAGNVRHDAEAGEITGPLDLGFALRRNSPDPERSEQRVVVIGDGDFLSNTFLGNAGNREFGVRLFNWLVHDDSLVEVPDRSAPDRELTLSQTTLNLLGFAFLVGLPALLAACGGVIAWRRRRR; encoded by the coding sequence ATGCGCGCACGGCTCGGCGACATCCTCTTCAAGGTGGCGATCGGCATCGCGGCCGTGTGCCTGGGCTTCTTGAGCACGCGGCACGGCTTCGAGTACGACCTCAGCGCCGGTGCCCGCGCCAGCCTCGGCCCGGCCACTACCGCGCTGCTCGAAACATTGGACGCGCCCGTCGAGGTGGTCTCCTACGCGCGCCGGCAGGGCGGGCTGCGGCCGGTCATCGGCGAGTTCGTCGCGCGCTACCAGCGCCTGAAGCCGGACCTGACGCTGCGCTTCGTCGATCCGGACGCCGACCCGGGCGCGATGCGCGCCGAAGGCATCCGCCTGGACGGCGAGATCGAGATCCGCTATCGCGAGCGCAGCGAGCGCCTGAAGGTGCTCAGTGAGAACGAGTTCTCCAACGCGCTGCTGCGCCTGTCGCGCAGCGGCGAGCGCATCGTCGCCTTCCTCGAAGGCGCCGGCGAGCGGCAGCCGCTGGGCCAGGCCAATGCGGACCTCGGGCAGTTCGTCCTGGCGCTGCAGGAACAAGGCATGCGTCCGGTCGGGCTGCCGCTGGCGAGCAGCGGCCAGGTGCCGCGCAACACCGACCTGCTCGTGATCGCCAATCCGCGCGTCGCGCTCCCGCCGGCGGCGGTGACCGAGCTGATCGACTATGTCGAGCGGGGCGGCAACCTGCTCTGGCTGGCCGAGCCGGACGAGCGCGGCGGCCTGGATGCGCTGGCCGAGGCGCTCTCGCTGCGCGTGCTGCCCGGCACGGTGGTCGACGGCGGCGGCGCGGCCTTCGGGCTCGACGACCCGACCTTCGTCGCGGTCAGCCAGTACCCTCCGCATGCGATCACCCAGGGCTTCGTGCTGACCACGCTGTTTCCGCAGGCCGTCGCCCTCGCGCAGGTTTCGCCGCCCCGCTGGGACATCGCCCCGCTGCTGCGCAGTTCGCTGCAGTCGTGGAACGAGACCGGCCACATCCCCCAGGCCGGCGAGGCCGCCGGCAACGTCCGCCACGACGCCGAAGCCGGCGAGATCACCGGCCCGCTGGACCTGGGCTTCGCGCTGCGGCGCAACTCGCCGGATCCCGAGCGCAGCGAGCAGCGCGTCGTCGTGATCGGCGACGGCGACTTCCTCTCCAACACCTTTCTCGGCAACGCCGGCAACCGCGAGTTCGGCGTGCGCCTGTTCAATTGGCTGGTCCACGACGACAGCCTGGTCGAAGTCCCCGATCGCAGCGCGCCCGATCGCGAGCTGACATTGTCCCAAACCACCCTGAACCTGCTCGGCTTCGCGTTCCTGGTCGGCCTCCCCGCACTGCTGGCGGCCTGCGGCGGCGTGATCGCCTGGCGCCGCCGGCGCCGCTGA
- a CDS encoding ABC transporter ATP-binding protein, with protein sequence MGGRAGSGPGWQGREPPPKQTLRQRFGALRNLPPFLRLVWETHRGFTLATLGLRLVRALLPVATLYVGKLIIDAVVALVGHPVAADGLAALWHSGVLDPVFALLLVELGLAVLSDLLGRAVSLIDALLSERYTNASSIRLMEHAATLDLEDFEDSELQDRLDRARRQSMGRVTLMAQLFGQAQDVVTILAFAAGLIVYAPWLIVLLVIALVPAFIGEAHFNAQSYSLDYARAPERRELDYIRQTGASAETAKEVKIFGLHAFLIARYRELAEAFYAANRALATRRAVWGTVLTAIGTLAYYAAYAIIVWRTIRGDFTIGDLTFLSGAFRRLRTLLENLLIGFSQVAGQALYLDDLFSFFTIQPEIRTPAQPRAFPRPIRAGLAFENVGFRYPGAERWAVRHLDFTLEAGEVLALVGENGAGKTTLVKLMARLYDPDEGRILLDGHDLREYDLDTLRANVGVIFQDFVRYHLTAAENIAVGRIEARADRARIERAARDSLADEVIRRLPDGYDQVVGKRFRTGVELSGGEWQKIAIARAYMRDAQLLILDEPTAALDARSEFEVFQRFKALAAGRTAAIISHRFSTVRMADRILVLDGGRIEEIGTHEALLAAGRRYAELFELQAAGYR encoded by the coding sequence ATGGGAGGCCGGGCCGGCAGCGGCCCGGGCTGGCAGGGGCGCGAGCCGCCGCCGAAGCAGACGCTGCGGCAACGATTCGGTGCGCTGCGCAACCTGCCGCCGTTCCTGCGGCTGGTCTGGGAGACCCACCGCGGTTTCACGCTGGCCACGCTCGGACTGCGCCTGGTCCGTGCGCTGCTGCCGGTGGCCACGCTGTATGTCGGCAAGCTGATCATCGACGCGGTGGTCGCGCTGGTCGGCCATCCGGTCGCCGCCGACGGCCTGGCGGCGCTCTGGCACAGCGGCGTGCTGGATCCGGTGTTCGCCCTGCTGCTGGTCGAGCTGGGACTGGCCGTGCTTTCCGACCTGCTCGGGCGGGCCGTCTCGCTGATCGACGCGCTGCTGTCGGAGCGCTACACCAACGCCTCGAGCATCCGCCTGATGGAGCACGCGGCGACGCTGGACCTGGAGGATTTCGAGGACAGCGAGCTGCAGGACCGCCTCGACCGCGCCCGCCGCCAGAGCATGGGCCGCGTGACCTTGATGGCGCAGCTGTTCGGCCAGGCGCAGGATGTCGTGACGATCCTGGCGTTCGCCGCCGGCCTGATCGTCTATGCGCCGTGGCTGATCGTGCTGCTGGTGATCGCGCTGGTACCCGCCTTCATCGGCGAGGCCCATTTCAACGCGCAGAGCTACTCGCTCGACTACGCCCGGGCGCCGGAGCGGCGCGAGCTGGACTACATCCGGCAGACCGGCGCCAGCGCCGAGACCGCCAAGGAGGTCAAGATCTTCGGCCTGCACGCGTTCCTGATCGCGCGCTACCGCGAGCTGGCCGAGGCGTTCTATGCGGCCAATCGCGCGCTGGCGACACGCCGCGCGGTCTGGGGCACGGTGCTGACCGCGATCGGCACGCTGGCCTACTACGCCGCCTACGCGATCATCGTCTGGCGCACGATCCGCGGCGACTTCACCATCGGTGACCTCACCTTCCTGTCCGGCGCGTTCCGGCGCCTGCGCACCCTGCTCGAGAACCTGCTGATCGGTTTCTCGCAGGTGGCCGGCCAGGCGCTGTACCTGGACGACCTGTTCTCGTTCTTCACGATCCAGCCGGAGATCCGCACGCCGGCGCAGCCGCGCGCGTTCCCGCGGCCGATCCGCGCGGGGCTGGCCTTCGAGAACGTCGGCTTCCGCTACCCGGGCGCGGAGCGGTGGGCGGTGCGCCACCTGGACTTCACGCTCGAGGCCGGGGAGGTGCTCGCGCTGGTCGGCGAGAACGGCGCCGGCAAGACCACGCTGGTCAAGCTGATGGCGCGGCTCTACGACCCGGACGAAGGCCGCATCCTGCTCGACGGCCACGACCTGCGCGAGTACGACCTCGACACGCTGCGCGCGAACGTCGGCGTGATCTTCCAGGACTTCGTCCGCTACCACCTGACCGCGGCCGAGAACATCGCGGTGGGCCGGATCGAGGCGCGGGCCGACCGCGCGCGGATCGAGCGTGCCGCCCGCGACAGCCTGGCCGACGAGGTGATCCGCCGGCTACCGGACGGCTATGACCAGGTAGTAGGCAAGCGCTTCCGCACCGGCGTGGAGCTGTCGGGCGGGGAGTGGCAGAAGATCGCGATCGCCCGCGCCTACATGCGCGACGCCCAGCTGCTGATCCTCGACGAGCCGACGGCCGCCCTGGATGCGCGCTCGGAGTTCGAGGTGTTCCAGCGCTTCAAGGCGCTGGCGGCCGGGCGCACCGCGGCGATCATCTCGCACCGGTTCTCGACGGTGCGCATGGCCGACCGCATCCTGGTGCTCGACGGCGGCCGCATCGAGGAGATCGGCACGCACGAGGCGCTGCTGGCGGCCGGGCGCCGCTACGCGGAGCTGTTCGAGCTGCAGGCGGCCGGTTATCGCTGA
- a CDS encoding ParA family protein, with protein sequence MTRIIAITNQKGGVGKTTTAVNLAAALVETRRRVLLVDMDPQGNATMASGIDKRHAKPNTCDVLLDEVRAEQAIVSTEGGFDLLPGGPDLTAAEVKLMDALARESRLKDQLAGLGDRYRTILIDCPPSLHLLTLNALTAAHGVLIPVQCEYFALEGLSSLLDTIEAVRRRLNPDLEVDGLLRTMYDVRNNLGNEVSAQLTKHFGDKVLRSVIPRNIRLAEAPSHGKPINLYDRESRGAIAYLGLAGEMLRRERGPAPPAPAAVPHA encoded by the coding sequence ATGACGCGCATCATCGCCATCACCAACCAGAAGGGCGGGGTCGGCAAGACCACGACCGCCGTCAACCTCGCCGCCGCGCTGGTCGAGACGCGCCGCCGCGTGCTGCTGGTGGACATGGATCCGCAAGGCAACGCGACGATGGCGTCGGGCATCGACAAGCGCCACGCCAAGCCCAACACCTGCGACGTCCTGCTCGACGAGGTGCGCGCCGAGCAGGCGATCGTGTCGACCGAGGGCGGCTTCGACCTGCTGCCCGGCGGCCCCGACCTGACCGCCGCCGAGGTCAAGCTGATGGACGCCCTGGCCCGCGAATCGCGGCTCAAGGACCAGCTCGCCGGCCTCGGCGACCGCTACCGCACGATCCTGATCGACTGCCCGCCGAGCCTGCACCTGCTGACGCTCAATGCGCTGACCGCTGCCCATGGCGTGCTGATCCCGGTGCAGTGCGAGTACTTCGCGCTGGAGGGCCTCTCCAGCCTGCTCGACACGATCGAGGCGGTGCGGCGCCGGCTCAATCCGGACCTGGAAGTCGATGGCCTGCTGCGCACCATGTACGACGTGCGCAACAATCTCGGCAACGAGGTCTCCGCGCAGCTGACCAAGCATTTCGGCGACAAGGTGCTGCGATCGGTGATCCCGCGCAACATCCGCCTGGCCGAGGCGCCCAGCCACGGCAAGCCGATCAATCTCTACGACCGCGAGTCGCGCGGCGCTATCGCCTACCTCGGCCTGGCCGGCGAGATGCTGCGGCGCGAGCGCGGCCCCGCGCCGCCGGCACCGGCGGCCGTTCCCCACGCATAG
- a CDS encoding ABC transporter ATP-binding protein, with the protein MPSSPPVLTLEQTGRSLAGRVIVDALDLTVGKGEVVGLLGINGAGKSTTLRLVAGVLAPDRGTIRLNGVDLAEQPHTARRAIGYLPEDPPLYAELTVAEFLRFCGRLHGLAGARLRAQLDRTIERCDLGDVRRRLIGALSKGYRQRVGIAQAIVHEPDLIVLDEPASGLDPVQALKLRALVRSLGEHHAVILSTHLLPDVSACCDRVAILHRGRLRYRGRIDALDAGGLLRVTLARPVTADAWTGMTGVAAAEAIDGLRWRLRPQAATDAAAIAAAVVGRGWGLVELRSEGSALEETFLRIASTETEPEPEGAAA; encoded by the coding sequence ATGCCTTCTTCACCCCCTGTCCTCACGCTCGAACAGACCGGCCGCTCCTTGGCCGGCCGCGTCATCGTCGACGCACTGGACCTGACGGTCGGCAAGGGCGAGGTCGTGGGCCTGCTCGGCATCAACGGCGCCGGCAAGTCCACGACACTGCGGCTGGTGGCCGGCGTCCTGGCGCCCGATCGCGGCACCATCCGCCTCAACGGGGTCGACCTGGCCGAACAGCCGCACACCGCCCGGCGTGCGATCGGCTACCTGCCGGAGGACCCGCCTCTCTACGCGGAACTCACGGTCGCCGAGTTCCTGCGGTTCTGCGGACGGCTGCACGGCCTGGCCGGCGCGCGGCTGCGCGCGCAACTGGACCGCACGATCGAGCGTTGCGACCTCGGCGACGTCCGGCGGCGCCTGATCGGCGCACTGTCCAAGGGCTATCGGCAACGCGTGGGCATCGCCCAGGCGATCGTGCACGAACCGGACCTGATCGTACTGGACGAGCCGGCCTCCGGCCTGGACCCGGTGCAGGCACTGAAGCTGCGCGCGCTGGTGCGAAGCCTCGGCGAGCACCATGCGGTGATCCTGTCGACCCACCTGCTGCCGGACGTATCGGCCTGCTGCGACCGGGTCGCGATCCTGCATCGCGGCCGCCTGCGCTACCGCGGCCGCATCGACGCCCTCGACGCCGGCGGCCTGCTGCGCGTGACCCTGGCCCGGCCGGTGACGGCCGACGCGTGGACCGGCATGACCGGCGTCGCGGCGGCCGAGGCGATCGACGGGCTGCGCTGGCGGCTGCGCCCGCAGGCGGCGACCGATGCGGCGGCGATCGCCGCGGCGGTCGTGGGCCGCGGCTGGGGCCTGGTCGAGCTGCGCTCGGAAGGCTCCGCGCTGGAGGAAACCTTCCTGCGCATCGCCAGTACCGAAACCGAACCCGAACCCGAAGGTGCCGCCGCATGA
- a CDS encoding ABC transporter permease codes for MSTGLIATNEWRRQAVQAFAWGLAAAVLALMAWQFLVALGAYLQIAPKLGALPNAPGVTDLVAIPLLRSFSNLLLLVVPLLTMRTFAGERQLRTLPLLLAAGAGDLRIVLGKFLGTLPLALILIALVAAMPLSLAFGTTLDLGKLAAAALGLTLFAAALVAIGIACSAWVAQPALAAGLAVAIGGALSVLDLGARFEGIGNSAINWFALPTHLEPFLRGIVASVDIAYFLLICAVALALATRRLQRLRQAP; via the coding sequence ATGAGCACCGGATTGATCGCGACCAACGAATGGCGGCGACAGGCGGTCCAGGCGTTCGCCTGGGGCCTGGCCGCTGCCGTGCTGGCCCTGATGGCCTGGCAGTTCCTGGTGGCCCTGGGCGCCTACCTGCAGATCGCGCCCAAGCTCGGCGCGCTGCCGAACGCCCCGGGCGTGACGGACCTGGTCGCGATCCCGCTGCTGCGCAGCTTCTCGAACCTGCTGCTGCTGGTCGTGCCGCTGCTGACGATGCGCACGTTCGCGGGCGAGCGCCAGCTGCGCACGCTGCCGCTGCTGCTGGCCGCCGGCGCGGGCGACCTGCGCATCGTGCTCGGCAAGTTTCTCGGCACGCTGCCGCTGGCCTTGATCCTGATCGCGCTGGTCGCGGCGATGCCGCTCAGCCTCGCCTTCGGCACCACGCTGGACCTGGGCAAGCTGGCGGCGGCGGCCCTCGGCCTGACCTTGTTCGCCGCCGCCCTGGTCGCGATCGGGATCGCCTGCTCGGCCTGGGTCGCGCAGCCGGCGCTCGCCGCCGGCCTGGCCGTCGCGATCGGCGGCGCGCTGAGCGTGCTCGACCTCGGCGCGCGCTTCGAGGGCATCGGCAACAGCGCGATCAACTGGTTCGCGCTGCCGACCCACCTCGAGCCGTTCCTGCGCGGCATCGTCGCCAGCGTCGACATCGCCTACTTCCTGCTGATCTGCGCCGTCGCCCTGGCCCTGGCGACGCGCCGGCTGCAGCGCCTGCGGCAGGCACCGTGA
- a CDS encoding DesA family fatty acid desaturase codes for MLDTVLDFAARGLFSQASWGTWITYFVVVTQLTIFSVTLYLHRSQTHRGVDFHPLLAHFFRFWAWLTTAMVTKQWVAIHRKHHAQTETAEDPHSPVVHGIGKVLLEGVDLYRVACRDASIMDKYGMGTPNDWIERAVYARAPSMGPTLMLLVNFALFGAVGVAIWALQMIWIPFWAAGVVNGLGHWWGYRNFESADTSTNLSPWGLIIGGEELHNNHHAFPSSAKFALRKFEFDIGWAAIRLFETLRLAKVLRVAPALDLRANVPLPDGETIKALLSHRFHVMSDYFSGVIVPILREEAAHAGASIKSMPRKLRKALANGGRWLDSHSRERLEAVVRERPLLATVCEFRARLAALTERNGRNAEAMLESVKQWCHEAESSGIRVLADFAARLKGYRIAAEH; via the coding sequence ATGTTGGATACCGTTCTCGATTTCGCCGCGCGCGGCCTGTTCAGCCAGGCCTCGTGGGGCACCTGGATCACCTATTTCGTGGTCGTCACGCAGTTGACGATCTTCTCGGTCACGCTGTACCTGCATCGCAGCCAGACCCACCGCGGCGTCGATTTCCACCCGCTGCTCGCGCATTTCTTCCGCTTCTGGGCGTGGCTGACCACGGCGATGGTGACCAAGCAGTGGGTCGCGATCCACCGCAAGCACCACGCGCAGACGGAGACCGCCGAGGATCCGCACAGCCCGGTCGTCCACGGCATCGGCAAGGTGCTGCTGGAGGGCGTGGACCTGTATCGCGTCGCCTGCCGCGATGCCTCGATCATGGACAAGTACGGCATGGGCACGCCCAACGACTGGATCGAGCGCGCTGTCTACGCGCGCGCGCCGTCGATGGGTCCGACGCTGATGCTGCTGGTCAACTTCGCGCTGTTCGGCGCGGTGGGCGTGGCCATCTGGGCGTTGCAGATGATCTGGATCCCGTTCTGGGCGGCCGGCGTCGTCAACGGCCTCGGGCACTGGTGGGGCTACCGCAACTTCGAGTCGGCCGACACCTCGACCAATCTCTCGCCGTGGGGGCTCATCATCGGCGGCGAGGAACTCCACAACAACCATCACGCGTTCCCCAGCTCGGCGAAGTTCGCGCTGCGCAAGTTCGAGTTCGACATCGGCTGGGCGGCGATCCGCCTGTTCGAGACGCTGCGCCTGGCCAAGGTCCTGCGCGTCGCGCCGGCGCTCGATCTGCGCGCGAACGTGCCGCTGCCCGACGGCGAGACGATCAAGGCGCTGCTGTCGCACCGGTTCCACGTCATGAGCGACTACTTCAGCGGCGTGATCGTGCCGATCCTGCGCGAGGAAGCTGCCCATGCGGGCGCCAGCATCAAGTCGATGCCGCGCAAGCTGCGCAAGGCGCTCGCCAACGGCGGCCGCTGGCTCGATTCCCATTCGCGCGAGCGGCTCGAGGCGGTCGTGCGCGAGCGCCCGCTGCTGGCGACAGTCTGCGAGTTCCGCGCCCGCCTCGCCGCGCTGACCGAGCGCAACGGCCGCAATGCCGAGGCGATGCTGGAGAGCGTCAAGCAGTGGTGCCACGAAGCCGAATCGAGCGGCATCCGCGTGCTGGCCGATTTCGCGGCGCGGCTCAAGGGCTACCGGATCGCGGCCGAGCATTGA